In Lycium ferocissimum isolate CSIRO_LF1 chromosome 7, AGI_CSIRO_Lferr_CH_V1, whole genome shotgun sequence, the sequence TTGTGGCGGAGTACTCCAATGCAATGGTGCAGGTGGCACCCCACCAGCCTCACTAGCAGAGTTCACACTTGATAGTCCTATGGATTTCTATGATGTTAGCTTTGTGGATGGTTTCAATATTCCCATGTCAGTGTACCCTTCAGGTGGATCTGGAAATTGTTCAAATGTACAATGTTCTTCAGACATAAACTTACAATGTCCTCAAGAATTACAAGTGAAAACAACTAATGGTACAATCATTGGATGTAAAAGTGCATGCCTTGCTTTTAATAAACCAGAGTATTGTTGCAGTGAAGAATTCAACAATCCCAACATATGCAAGCCAACAAAGTACTCACAATATTTCAAGACTGCTTGTCCAGATGCTTATAGTTATCCTTATGATGATGCAACAAGTACTTTTACTTGTAAGGGAGCTGATTATTTGATTTCATTCTGttgaaatatccttaacaagttATGGGCTATTATTTAAGTGTTTGTTACACTAATTTCTGAAAAGTTTGTGGATTCAAGAAATACCCTTTTGAATAGGGCAATATGTGGATGAACATTGatagataataataatacgtACATGAAAATCATGTGGATTCAAAAATCCGTTTCtttttacttatcttttatactaaaaataaactttcttttttacttgttcattttagcAAACCAAAAAAGATTTATTATTTTCTCTCATTACTCCATTACTTAATAAAATAAACCCCTAATTAATACTTTCTTAAGGAAAGCATCAAGTCTATATGGGCTAAGTAATAAgtaacggagggagtattttgcAAGGATATTAGTCAAGCAGGGGAATATCAATCGTATAATGATTGGTTTTGATTGAAATGAAAGTGAAACATctcacatattatatatatatatatatatatatatatatgttgaaaaCATACTAGATAATGTGTTACtgaattcaaaaattaaatgaagTATGGGTTCAGAAAATCCCGAACCCGTAAAATCAAAATTGTGAATCTGCCTGCATTCAAAATGGTGATGAAATAAATGATACTAAAACGTAAGAAATCTGGGGTGGAAGCAAAATCGTTAGTCCACTTTTTTCTATTCTAATCAAAAGAAGTAGGGATTGATTCTTGACACATCAACAGATGTATTCTTGACGAATCAACAGATGTAGTGCATTTGGATAATTGGATATCAATCAAATAGATTATGATAATTAGCGGACAATAAGAGTGAAGTGGGATATCTTCATATCAACTCATCAAGTTGTAGTACTAATCTAAACTTTTGTAAGGCGTTGTGCAACGACTGGACCTAGCCATTCGCACTCTGCTGGTGTAATATGCAATCTCCTGTGTACACATCCTTAATCTTAAGTTTTATCTTTCctaacataaaaaattaaaaaaaataaaaacaaaaaaaaaaccatcaaGTTGTGTTATGAATTGGACTCATAGCAAGAGTTCTTTCTGAAATGGTAGCGTGACTCCACTTTCAACCCGAAGGCCATTCGAGTTGAGCGCACCAAAGCTTTAAGCTCCTAAggggtattaaaaaaaaaaagaattggactggaactaagataatatttaaataatgtCAACAGCCAATAATATCTGAACAAAATCCGAGCCCAATCTTATCCAATGGGCTGTGATGCACTGATACTCTAAACAAAAAGTTAtttgaattgaaaattaaaattaaagagaCAAGAAAGTTACATGAGTACTTGCGCTCGAAATATTATTGTCTAAACCTGCAAAGATGAagaattaaattaatttcattagACGATTTATACATATTTGTTTCTTCACCGTTTAGATAGAATTACaacttatattattttttgtataatttcttaatatctaaattttaattaaaaaggtATTACTCTAGCTCAACTTTACTACAAAGTGAGTCGAATTGACTCTTAATACGCCAAAAAACCTAAATTGGTACAGAGAATTGTATTTGAAAAGATGTTGTCTTCTTCGAATATCTAATCACATAGGCCTAGGGCCTTTAGTTTTTAAACATTTGAAAATCTAGTCCTCAAGTTTCATTGCCATCAGTTGCATTCTTACCAGGATAGATgtaaattttcttaaaagaagaaaatttaacTACACTGGATAAGTCTACGTTGAAAAGTGACTAACGAAAGGAAAAACAAAGGtgaagagaaaggaagaaagagtGCATGCCATGCTTCAGCAGATGAAAGAGTGCATTCATTGCAAATATACATCAATAAAAGTTTCAGTGAAGGATGATTAGTTGTGGTCGAATACAACATCTAATATAAGATCAAGATTAAAATTTTATGGCTTCCACCTTTAATTCTTTTTACACTTAAGAAAGTGCAGATTAGAcaaacaaaaatggatgaaTTGACCACCAATTTAGCACGTTATCGTAGCACTCACTTTGCATTTGATAGACGTGCAGAGAACTGAAATCTGAAACCGTAAAACATATACAACTTGACCCCTATGAAGATCTGCAACAACTGTACGAGCTCCCACTTGGTACAGGTTCTTGGCCAGGAACAACAATTTCTTTCCCCTGAGGAGAGCTGAACTCCCTGCAGCGGATTCAGCCTCATTGGCAACAAGGGACTTCTTGCTGACAACCCTATATATCTCTGTCAAGACATTAACAAAAGCTGTCTCTACATTTGTTGCTTCTAAGGCCGATGTTTCAATAAAGAACAGGTTCTCCTTCTCAGCAAACTCTTTGGCATCCTCAGTAGGTACAGCACGAAGACTACCAAGGTCAGTCTTGTTGCCTACAAGCATGATGACAATGTTTTTATCAGCATGGCCATGCAGTTCCTCCAACCACCTAGCAATGTGATCAAAAGATTGACGTTTGGTGATATCATAGACCAGCATTGCTCCAACAGCACCTCGGTAGTACGCACTTGTCACTGCCCTATATCTGGAGCCACACACCAGATATAAGTTTTGAGCACCAAAATGCCACAGAGTATCAGGAAGTAAACAGACATTTCTTGAGCAACCACAAGTATAATCACGTATTATCATGATAATGCATGCATATTGCCATATTGAACAAAACAGCTAAGACATCTAGAATGATTTGGCACATTTAGAAGCTCATACTCAACATGACAATATGTCAGCGTGATAATAGACAAGCATAATCATGCATGATAATGCACATTTATTTGATTCTCCATCTGATTTAGACTAACGGAACTGCTTAAGCCAGTAAGAATCAACCAGCTTAGGTTGTTCCACACCTCATTAGTAATTCATGGACTATATCAAATTCGTCAACTATCTTTTAGAGGAAAACATTATTCTTTCTTTGGCAACTATTTCTACCCTTCCTGAGAGGGGCCATACCAGAAAGGGCAAGAGAACATATCCCAGAGGCATGTCATAGTCCAGATTAAAGAAGTGCAGCAAACACAAGTATTATTCATTCAGCGGAGCTCTCTACTTTCCTGATTCAATATTAGATTGAAATTATATTGAAGTTCTATACATTCAACCGCATATTGAAATTCGATTTTCTTTCTTGGGAGGCTACTCATTTCCCACATGTATACCTTCACACAAAACTAAACTACTTAAGCATTCTGGTGTTCATCGCACGTGACTAGTCTCATGGAGAAATATCTTCCACATATTTACTCATGATAATATTTCATCAGTTTTGCTAATCCAAAAAAATCATTGGTTGTTGTTAAGACACTATGCACCAGATTCCACGTATTCACAGCCCCTCCTCAAGGCACATAAAATGATGCGCAATACATTCTCCATTTGAAATAGAGTACTGATAATTATACCTGCAGCTATCCCACACTCCTAAcatgaaaaaaaggaaataaacgTTACAACTACCATTCTCCCCAAAATCAAAGCCAGACTAAGGCAGAGTTATTCATTCAGTACAGAGTTATCGTTCAGCACCAGCATAGATTGTATTTAGCAACAGTCCACCTACCTAACTTACatagttttcttttttgttacGTGAACCGACTTGCAAATGTAAAACTTATAAATCAGGGAAAGGAGTTCCCCATGAGTTTGTGAAAGATTTTAGGTAGCTCAAGAACCTGTCCATTCTGTGGTTGGAAAATCCACTAATAGCAAAAAATTCTGAAGTCTAAATCTAAAACCAGGGAGGCAGACgcagaaacaagaacaatcaaaGAAAATGGTAAGAACTTGACAACAAACAAAATGAACAAgtctaaagaaaaataaaataaatagccTATTTCTCCAAGCTTTTGGGAAGCTAAAATTACTTTTATTGGAGATTTGACGTGTtggccaaaaaagaaaaagtgattTTGAGCAGTAGTTAGTTAGGGAGGAAGCTATAATTTGTAGCTTCTTCCAAGAAGCAAAAGTAGAAAAACTACTTTTTCCAGGACAAAAATATCCTCATCAGTAAATTTTATTTACCAAACCTTCCCCTTATTGATTTCAAAAGGGAAATCAACCAGAATgttatctctttcttcttcttcacctgGATTTTTTCCCATTATCTGTCCAACTCTTTCTTTCAGCAAATTTCACCAAATGCCAAAGAAAAGGctaaacaatttaatttaattgaaaattaattaaagtctctaataataaataataaaaatcattttcttttaaaagaatatTCATTGCAAAGTAAatttgcatttgtatatgttctGTCTTCGCAATTTGACGTTAAAGCGCATTTTTTGAGATATTGGCCAAGCACAAGCTGCTTTGTAATACTAATAAGAAGTGTTTCTAACATAATTTGACAAAACACAAAATGCACAGCTTCGAAGTACTTCTTTAAATAGCACTTTTGACACAAATTACTTAAAGTAACAGATTTCAAATGTTTGCCCAAACAAATGCATAAAGTCTTACCTAAACTCCATAAAGATGGACATAGTA encodes:
- the LOC132063556 gene encoding pathogenesis-related thaumatin-like protein 3.5 isoform X2, translating into MVSHFLVLLLSLLLFIGGDAAVFTLQNKCNITIWPGILSGGGHPLLMNGGLQLQQNETAQIKAPTGWSGRFWPRTQCNFDTTGKGTCATADCGGVLQCNGAGGTPPASLAEFTLDSPMDFYDVSFVDGFNIPMSVYPSGGSGNCSNVQCSSDINLQCPQELQVKTTNGTIIGCKSACLAFNKPEYCCSEEFNNPNICKPTKYSQYFKTACPDAYSYPYDDATSTFTCKGADYLISFC
- the LOC132063558 gene encoding LOW QUALITY PROTEIN: ras-related protein RGP1-like (The sequence of the model RefSeq protein was modified relative to this genomic sequence to represent the inferred CDS: inserted 1 base in 1 codon), with product MEGDFNQKIDYVFKVVLIGDSAVGKSQLLSRFSRNEFSLDSKATIGVEFQTRTLGIDNKTVKAQIWDTAGQERYRAVTSAYYRGAVGAMLVYDITKRQSFDHIARWLEELHGHADKNIVIMLVGNKTDLGSLRAVPTEDAKEFAEKENLFFIETSALEATNVETAFVNVLTEIYRVVSKKSLVANEAESAAGSSALXQGKEIVVPGQEPVPSGSSYSCCRSS